A single genomic interval of Tsukamurella paurometabola harbors:
- a CDS encoding serine/threonine-protein kinase, with protein sequence MAESTGAGGAIRGVPGPDYLVAGRYRLTSKIGGGGMGAVWLARDERLDRDVAAKQVISTEGLSREEADELRRRALHEGRLAARLQHRNAVAMYDVALDRGEPWLVMEYLPSRSLAQVLHMTGSMPERQVAQIGAQMADALVEAHESGIIHRDIKPGNILIANRGRASGTVKLSDFGIARAKGDDAGPAGIITGTPAYFAPEVARGTEPSEASDLYSLGATLYTALEGAPPFGVDEDSIALLHKVALGQINPPKNDGPLIHVILDMLQPSPKRRPSMSEARDRLAAVAAGGGNPAAILAAPLQATEGAPAVWLRRTAGERSAGDRAGTSRSAASGPIERKRPVPPPPRPSTYVPPPVAPPSGMSNTVLAAWIIGGFIVLAAIIAGIIIAIG encoded by the coding sequence GTGGCGGAATCGACGGGTGCGGGCGGAGCGATCAGAGGCGTGCCCGGGCCCGATTACCTGGTCGCCGGCCGCTACCGCCTGACCTCCAAGATCGGGGGCGGCGGCATGGGGGCGGTGTGGCTCGCGCGCGACGAACGACTCGACCGGGACGTGGCAGCCAAGCAGGTCATCTCCACCGAGGGTCTCTCCCGGGAGGAGGCCGACGAGTTGCGTCGGCGCGCCCTCCACGAGGGCCGGCTCGCGGCGCGACTGCAGCACCGCAACGCCGTCGCGATGTACGACGTGGCTCTCGACCGGGGCGAGCCCTGGCTGGTGATGGAGTACCTGCCCTCGCGCTCGCTGGCGCAGGTACTGCACATGACCGGGTCCATGCCCGAGCGGCAGGTCGCCCAGATCGGCGCGCAGATGGCCGACGCCCTCGTCGAGGCCCACGAGTCGGGGATCATCCATCGCGACATCAAGCCCGGCAACATCCTCATCGCGAACCGGGGCCGCGCGTCGGGCACCGTCAAGCTCTCGGACTTCGGCATCGCGCGGGCCAAGGGCGACGATGCCGGGCCAGCGGGGATCATCACCGGCACACCCGCCTACTTCGCGCCCGAGGTGGCCCGCGGCACCGAGCCCTCCGAGGCCTCCGACCTGTACTCGCTGGGCGCCACGCTGTACACCGCGCTCGAGGGCGCACCGCCCTTCGGCGTCGACGAGGACTCCATCGCGCTGCTGCACAAAGTCGCGCTGGGGCAGATCAATCCGCCGAAGAACGACGGTCCGCTCATCCACGTGATCCTGGACATGCTGCAGCCGAGCCCGAAGCGCCGGCCCTCCATGTCCGAGGCGCGGGACCGCCTCGCCGCGGTGGCGGCGGGCGGCGGCAACCCCGCGGCGATCCTGGCCGCCCCGCTGCAGGCCACCGAGGGCGCGCCCGCGGTGTGGCTGCGGCGCACGGCCGGCGAACGCTCCGCCGGTGACCGGGCCGGCACGAGCCGTTCGGCGGCGTCGGGACCGATCGAGCGGAAGCGGCCCGTACCTCCCCCGCCGCGGCCCAGCACCTACGTACCGCCGCCCGTGGCGCCGCCGTCAGGGATGTCGAACACCGTTCTCGCAGCGTGGATCATCGGCGGGTTCATCGTGCTGGCCGCGATCATCGCGGGCATCATCATCGCGATCGGGTGA
- a CDS encoding DNA alkylation repair protein: MTRVDEVVAELAALEDPKARAVNERHGDPHGVNLTKLRAVAKAIGTDPDLARELWTCGDVAAQLVALLIVKPKAFTEDELDTMLRTTRSDKAHDWLLNYVVKKSPHAAALRTRWFDDPDPRVRAAGWALTTHAVTTADLDRDALLDTVACEMRDAEPKLQWAMNETLATIGIEDASRRERAIAIGEDLQVLADYPVSKGCTSPFAPIWIAEIVRRREG, translated from the coding sequence ATGACGCGAGTCGATGAGGTCGTGGCCGAGCTGGCGGCGCTGGAGGACCCGAAGGCACGGGCCGTCAACGAGCGGCACGGCGATCCGCACGGGGTGAACCTGACGAAGCTGCGGGCCGTGGCGAAGGCGATCGGCACGGACCCGGATCTCGCCCGCGAGCTGTGGACCTGCGGCGACGTGGCCGCGCAGCTCGTCGCACTGCTCATCGTGAAGCCGAAGGCGTTCACCGAGGACGAGCTGGACACGATGCTGCGCACCACTCGCAGCGACAAGGCGCACGACTGGCTGCTGAACTACGTGGTGAAGAAGTCGCCGCACGCCGCCGCCCTGCGGACCCGGTGGTTCGACGATCCGGACCCGAGGGTCCGGGCGGCAGGCTGGGCGCTCACGACGCACGCGGTGACGACCGCTGACCTCGACCGGGACGCCCTGCTCGACACCGTCGCCTGCGAGATGCGCGACGCCGAACCGAAGCTGCAGTGGGCGATGAACGAGACCCTCGCGACCATCGGCATCGAGGACGCGTCGCGTCGCGAGCGCGCCATCGCGATCGGCGAGGACCTGCAGGTGCTCGCCGACTACCCGGTGTCGAAGGGATGCACCTCGCCCTTCGCGCCGATCTGGATCGCCGAGATCGTCCGCCGCCGCGAGGGGTAG
- a CDS encoding SDR family oxidoreductase, with product MTILVTGATGNIGRKVVDELVARGVGDIRALTTNPAKAALPSGVEAFSGFIGKPETLDGAFEGVTGMYLAPYEPTATEVLRRAKDAGVEYVVATSGSAHWQALTDTILASGLDVTVLGPGEFMENFAGWAGQVATGVVREPYPDAGSAPIAMDDIAAVAAALLAAEDHSAHIGKVYELTGPSFLTRVEMAAQIGEGIGREVGFEQISREEAEEALRAEMGDMAGWYLDLQDASRRYRQEANSLVEELSGRPAMSLAQWAARNRSLFAA from the coding sequence ATGACGATTCTGGTGACGGGTGCAACGGGCAACATCGGGCGGAAAGTGGTCGACGAGCTGGTGGCGAGGGGTGTCGGCGACATCCGGGCGCTCACCACGAACCCCGCGAAGGCGGCGCTGCCGAGCGGGGTGGAGGCCTTCAGCGGTTTCATCGGCAAGCCGGAGACGCTCGACGGCGCCTTCGAGGGCGTGACGGGGATGTACCTCGCGCCCTACGAACCGACCGCGACCGAGGTGCTGCGGCGGGCGAAGGACGCCGGCGTCGAGTACGTGGTCGCCACCTCGGGCAGCGCGCACTGGCAGGCGCTCACCGACACGATCCTGGCGAGCGGCCTCGACGTGACGGTGCTCGGTCCGGGCGAGTTCATGGAGAACTTCGCGGGCTGGGCGGGGCAGGTCGCGACGGGCGTGGTCCGCGAGCCCTACCCGGATGCGGGGAGCGCGCCGATCGCGATGGACGACATCGCGGCGGTCGCGGCGGCGCTGCTCGCGGCCGAGGACCACTCGGCGCACATCGGGAAGGTCTACGAGCTCACCGGACCGAGCTTCCTCACCCGGGTCGAGATGGCCGCGCAGATCGGCGAGGGCATCGGCCGCGAGGTGGGCTTCGAGCAGATCAGCCGCGAGGAGGCCGAGGAGGCGCTGCGCGCCGAGATGGGCGACATGGCGGGCTGGTACCTGGACCTGCAAGACGCCTCCCGCCGGTACCGGCAGGAGGCGAACTCGCTGGTCGAGGAACTCAGTGGGCGTCCGGCGATGAGCCTGGCGCAGTGGGCGGCGCGGAATCGGAGCCTCTTCGCGGCCTGA
- the guaA gene encoding glutamine-hydrolyzing GMP synthase → MTDSSPNPVLVVDFGAQYAQLIARRVREARIYSEVVPHTITADEVRAKNPAAIVLSGGPASVYAEDAPNLDPAVFDLGVPVFGICYGFQMMARALGGTVANTGGREFGRTTLTPTGDGVLHAGLPAEQPVWMSHNDAVQVAPEGFATVASTPGAPVAAFENVEKKMAGVQYHPEVLHSPHGQEVLTRFLYEVAGLQPTWTAANIAEQLIADVREQVGDGLALCALSGGVDSAVAAALVQKAIGDRLTCVFVDHGLLRQGEREQVQQDFVEATGARLITVDAEDTFLGHLKGVSDPEEKRKIIGREFIRSFEDVVSEALGARAAEGHTIDFLVQGTLYPDVVESGGGAGTANIKSHHNVGGLPEDLEFTLVEPLRLLFKDEVRAVGRELGLPEEIVGRQPFPGPGLAIRIVGEVTKDRLDLLRKADAIAREELTAAGLDGTIWQCPVVLLADVRSVGVQGDGRTYGHPIVLRPVSSEDAMTADWTRVPYETLEIISTRITNEVEEVNRVVLDVTSKPPGTIEWE, encoded by the coding sequence GTGACGGACTCCTCACCCAACCCCGTTCTGGTCGTCGACTTCGGCGCGCAGTACGCGCAGCTGATCGCGCGCCGCGTCCGCGAGGCGCGGATCTACTCGGAGGTGGTGCCGCACACCATCACCGCCGACGAGGTGCGCGCCAAGAACCCCGCCGCCATCGTGCTGTCGGGCGGCCCCGCATCGGTGTACGCGGAGGACGCGCCGAACCTCGACCCCGCGGTCTTCGACCTGGGCGTTCCGGTGTTCGGCATCTGCTACGGCTTCCAGATGATGGCCCGCGCGCTGGGCGGCACCGTCGCCAACACGGGCGGGCGCGAGTTCGGCCGGACCACCCTGACCCCGACGGGCGACGGTGTGCTGCACGCCGGGCTCCCGGCGGAGCAGCCGGTGTGGATGAGCCACAACGACGCCGTGCAGGTCGCCCCCGAGGGGTTCGCGACGGTGGCGTCGACGCCGGGCGCCCCGGTCGCGGCGTTCGAGAACGTCGAGAAGAAGATGGCCGGAGTCCAGTACCACCCGGAGGTCCTGCACAGCCCGCACGGCCAGGAAGTGCTGACCCGCTTCCTGTACGAGGTCGCCGGGCTGCAGCCGACGTGGACCGCGGCGAACATCGCCGAGCAGCTCATCGCCGACGTCCGCGAGCAGGTCGGCGACGGTCTCGCGCTGTGCGCCCTGTCCGGCGGTGTCGACTCGGCCGTCGCCGCCGCGCTGGTGCAGAAGGCGATCGGTGACCGTCTGACCTGTGTCTTCGTCGATCACGGCCTGCTGCGGCAGGGGGAGCGCGAGCAGGTGCAGCAGGATTTCGTCGAGGCGACGGGCGCGCGCCTGATCACGGTCGACGCGGAGGACACGTTCCTCGGTCACCTCAAGGGCGTCTCCGATCCCGAGGAGAAGCGGAAGATCATCGGCCGCGAGTTCATCCGCTCGTTCGAGGACGTGGTGTCGGAGGCGCTGGGGGCGCGGGCGGCCGAGGGGCACACCATCGACTTCCTCGTCCAGGGCACGCTGTATCCCGACGTGGTGGAGTCCGGCGGCGGCGCCGGCACCGCGAACATCAAGAGCCACCACAACGTCGGCGGCCTGCCGGAGGACCTCGAGTTCACGCTGGTCGAGCCGCTGCGGCTGCTGTTCAAGGACGAGGTGCGAGCGGTCGGCCGCGAGCTGGGCCTGCCGGAGGAGATCGTCGGCCGCCAGCCCTTCCCCGGGCCGGGCCTGGCGATCCGCATCGTCGGCGAGGTCACCAAGGATCGCCTCGACCTGCTGCGCAAGGCGGATGCGATCGCCCGCGAGGAGCTCACCGCCGCGGGCCTGGACGGGACCATCTGGCAGTGCCCGGTCGTGCTGCTCGCCGACGTCCGCAGCGTGGGCGTGCAGGGCGACGGCCGCACCTACGGTCATCCGATCGTGTTGCGCCCGGTCAGCTCCGAGGACGCGATGACGGCGGACTGGACGCGCGTGCCGTACGAGACGCTCGAGATCATCTCCACCCGCATCACCAACGAGGTCGAAGAGGTCAACCGCGTGGTGCTCGACGTGACGAGCAAGCCGCCGGGGACCATCGAGTGGGAGTAG
- a CDS encoding FAD-dependent oxidoreductase — MAKAVKQKSGDHFDVLVIGSGFGGSVTALRLTEKGYRVGVLEAGQRFEDEDFAETTWNLKKFLWAPKLGCYGIQRIHVLNDAVVLAGAGVGGGSLNYANTLYKPPAPFFNDPQWRDITDWDDELSPFYDQARRMLGVVKNPHETPSDRVIKQIAEEMGVADTYTETPVGVYFNQPGRTDADPFFGGAGPARTGCTECGQCMSGCRVGAKNTLMKNYIHLAEAGGARFIPMTTVTGLREGRKGVWEVSTVRTGAVARKNRTVYTADNVVFAAGTWGTQTLLHSLKDTGALPKLSDRLGVLTRTNSESILGSARVHADPSQDLSQGVAITSSFYPTPDTHIEPVRYGPGRNAMGLLQTLLVDGGEQRTRLGGFLKGLAKKPSDLKLLLTQKDWGQRVLILLVMQSLDNSITTYTKKIPGSKKRRMVSKQGHGAPNPTWIPAGNEAARIGAEKLNGVAGGTWGDIFNVPMTAHFLGGAAISETPETGVIDPYHRIHNYPSLFVVDGAAISANLGVNPSLSIAAQAERAASLWPNKGEQDPRPAQGTGYQRIAPTAPKAPAVPAGAPGQLLLPLPKVRPAQESQA, encoded by the coding sequence ATGGCCAAGGCAGTCAAGCAGAAGTCGGGCGATCACTTCGACGTGCTCGTGATCGGCTCCGGATTCGGCGGCAGCGTCACGGCGCTGCGGCTCACGGAGAAGGGCTACCGCGTCGGCGTGCTCGAGGCCGGTCAGCGCTTCGAGGACGAGGACTTCGCCGAGACCACCTGGAACCTCAAGAAGTTCCTGTGGGCGCCGAAGCTCGGCTGCTACGGCATCCAGCGGATCCACGTGCTCAACGACGCCGTGGTGCTCGCGGGCGCGGGCGTCGGCGGCGGTTCGCTGAACTACGCCAACACGCTGTACAAGCCGCCGGCGCCGTTCTTCAACGACCCGCAGTGGCGCGACATCACGGACTGGGACGACGAGCTGAGCCCGTTCTACGACCAGGCCCGCCGGATGCTGGGCGTGGTGAAGAACCCGCACGAGACCCCGTCGGACCGGGTGATCAAGCAGATCGCCGAGGAGATGGGCGTCGCGGACACCTACACCGAGACGCCGGTCGGCGTGTACTTCAACCAGCCGGGCCGCACCGACGCGGACCCGTTCTTCGGCGGCGCCGGCCCCGCCCGCACGGGCTGCACCGAGTGCGGCCAGTGCATGTCGGGCTGCCGCGTGGGCGCCAAGAACACCCTGATGAAGAACTACATCCACCTCGCCGAGGCCGGTGGGGCGCGTTTCATCCCGATGACGACGGTGACCGGCCTGCGTGAGGGCCGCAAGGGCGTCTGGGAGGTCTCGACGGTGCGCACCGGCGCGGTCGCGCGCAAGAACCGGACCGTCTACACGGCCGACAACGTGGTCTTCGCCGCCGGCACGTGGGGCACGCAGACGCTGCTGCACTCGCTCAAGGACACCGGCGCGCTGCCGAAGCTCTCGGACCGCCTGGGCGTGCTCACCCGCACCAACTCCGAGTCGATCCTCGGGTCGGCCCGCGTGCACGCCGACCCGTCGCAGGACCTGTCGCAGGGCGTCGCGATCACCAGCTCCTTCTATCCGACGCCCGACACGCACATCGAGCCGGTGCGCTACGGCCCGGGCCGCAACGCCATGGGCCTGCTGCAGACGCTGCTCGTCGACGGCGGCGAGCAGCGCACCCGCCTCGGCGGCTTCCTCAAGGGCCTCGCGAAGAAGCCCTCGGACCTGAAATTGCTCCTCACGCAGAAGGACTGGGGTCAGCGCGTGCTGATCCTGCTGGTGATGCAGAGCCTCGACAACTCGATCACCACCTACACCAAGAAGATCCCGGGTTCGAAGAAGCGCCGCATGGTCTCCAAGCAGGGGCACGGCGCGCCGAACCCCACTTGGATCCCCGCGGGCAACGAGGCCGCCCGCATCGGCGCGGAGAAGCTGAACGGCGTCGCCGGTGGCACCTGGGGCGACATCTTCAACGTCCCGATGACCGCGCACTTCCTCGGCGGTGCGGCGATCTCGGAGACGCCCGAGACCGGCGTCATCGACCCGTACCACCGCATCCACAACTACCCGTCGCTGTTCGTGGTCGACGGCGCCGCCATCTCCGCGAACCTCGGCGTCAACCCGTCGCTGTCGATCGCGGCGCAGGCCGAGCGCGCCGCGTCGCTGTGGCCGAACAAGGGCGAGCAGGACCCGCGCCCCGCGCAGGGCACCGGCTACCAGCGCATCGCCCCCACCGCGCCGAAGGCGCCGGCCGTGCCCGCCGGTGCGCCCGGCCAGCTGCTGCTGCCCCTGCCGAAGGTCCGTCCGGCGCAGGAGTCGCAGGCCTGA
- a CDS encoding PspC domain-containing protein, whose protein sequence is MDTTNLSSQLRQMWETRPLRARNAPIAGVCTGFARRYQVDVALVRAAFIGATVLGGLGFIAYIVGIFVLPKESEYAYGTPVQRSGPPTFVLIIAAVLAVTMGSGMSSSWPGAGVISLALLLAGWYALHQRLPVPPPGTAVSARLAPPAPVGAWQPPAAQFPWQPVWTPPTGTQPTGGPTATPPAGTVPEDAPENDRTEPTPATAPSDPLNLRKAPAPEPAPRVQAPVTEEIHPPRWDPLGAAPFAWDLPEPAAANAPVPVESKRRTRITPVTLGIALLTAAAIATVSLVFGVPISPVVAAAIVLGVVGTGLVAGAFRRSGYGLLAVAIPLAGFVIVGTMAQNVMSGLADAPRGDKQFVVPAPADLQEQYVLQVGSLQLDLRQLTLDHDRTVTTRVGVGDTRIQIPAGMNVKVQCQVSVGDSDCPTALNTVVTPGAPTLTIDAQGNVGNVEVNRVR, encoded by the coding sequence ATGGATACGACAAATCTCTCCAGCCAGCTCCGGCAGATGTGGGAGACCAGGCCGCTCCGGGCCCGCAACGCGCCGATCGCCGGCGTGTGCACGGGCTTCGCGCGCCGCTACCAGGTGGACGTCGCGCTGGTCCGTGCGGCCTTCATCGGGGCGACGGTGCTGGGCGGGCTCGGTTTCATCGCCTACATCGTCGGTATCTTCGTCCTCCCCAAGGAGTCCGAGTACGCCTACGGCACGCCCGTGCAGCGCTCCGGACCTCCGACCTTCGTCCTCATCATCGCCGCGGTGCTCGCGGTGACCATGGGCAGCGGCATGAGCTCCTCCTGGCCCGGCGCCGGGGTCATCAGCCTCGCTCTGCTCCTGGCGGGCTGGTACGCGCTGCACCAGCGCCTGCCGGTTCCCCCGCCCGGCACCGCCGTCTCCGCGCGGCTCGCGCCGCCGGCCCCCGTCGGGGCGTGGCAGCCGCCCGCGGCGCAGTTCCCGTGGCAGCCCGTGTGGACCCCGCCCACCGGCACGCAGCCCACCGGCGGACCGACGGCGACCCCGCCGGCCGGCACCGTGCCGGAGGACGCACCCGAGAACGACCGCACGGAGCCGACCCCGGCCACGGCACCGTCGGACCCCCTGAACCTCCGGAAGGCACCGGCTCCCGAGCCCGCCCCGCGCGTGCAGGCCCCGGTGACCGAGGAGATCCACCCGCCCCGCTGGGACCCGCTGGGCGCGGCCCCGTTCGCGTGGGATCTGCCCGAGCCGGCGGCGGCGAACGCCCCGGTCCCGGTGGAATCCAAGCGCCGCACCCGGATCACGCCCGTGACGCTGGGCATCGCGCTGCTCACGGCGGCGGCGATCGCCACCGTCTCCCTGGTCTTCGGCGTGCCGATCTCGCCCGTGGTGGCCGCCGCCATCGTGCTCGGCGTGGTGGGCACCGGGCTCGTCGCGGGTGCCTTCCGGCGCAGCGGCTACGGCCTTCTCGCGGTCGCCATCCCCCTGGCCGGCTTCGTGATCGTGGGGACGATGGCGCAGAACGTGATGAGCGGGCTCGCCGACGCGCCGCGCGGCGACAAGCAGTTCGTGGTGCCCGCCCCCGCCGACCTGCAGGAGCAGTACGTCCTCCAGGTGGGCTCGCTCCAGCTGGACCTGCGCCAGCTCACCCTGGACCACGACCGCACCGTGACCACCCGGGTCGGCGTGGGCGACACCCGGATCCAGATCCCCGCCGGGATGAACGTGAAGGTGCAGTGCCAGGTGTCGGTCGGGGACTCCGACTGCCCGACGGCCCTGAACACCGTCGTCACCCCCGGCGCTCCCACTCTGACCATCGACGCCCAGGGCAACGTGGGCAACGTGGAGGTGAACCGTGTCCGCTGA
- a CDS encoding CGNR zinc finger domain-containing protein — translation MFSYDTRSALASAADLVNTAPDARTERPERLPDVESLRAFVERWGWTGPIPLREDELDRVHAVRRVLRGLWDLAGDEAGTVDLVNRMLRDAAVLPQLVRHDDWPYHLHGWNDATPIAERFLAEPAMGMVDVVRAGALDRLRRCAAPDCAGVLVDFSRNSSRRFCDDGCNNRLNVAAYRARRA, via the coding sequence ATGTTCTCCTACGACACCCGATCCGCCCTCGCGAGCGCCGCCGATCTGGTGAACACCGCCCCCGACGCGCGCACGGAGCGCCCCGAGCGCCTGCCCGACGTCGAGTCGCTCCGGGCCTTCGTCGAGCGCTGGGGCTGGACCGGCCCCATTCCGCTGCGTGAGGACGAGCTGGACCGCGTGCACGCCGTGCGCCGCGTCCTGCGCGGCCTGTGGGACCTGGCGGGCGACGAGGCGGGCACCGTCGACCTGGTGAACCGGATGCTCCGCGACGCGGCGGTGCTGCCCCAGCTCGTGCGGCACGACGACTGGCCGTACCACCTGCACGGCTGGAACGATGCGACGCCGATCGCGGAGCGCTTCCTCGCCGAGCCCGCGATGGGCATGGTCGACGTGGTCCGCGCGGGTGCGCTCGACCGGCTGCGCCGCTGCGCCGCGCCGGACTGCGCAGGCGTGCTCGTGGACTTCAGCCGCAACAGCTCCCGCCGCTTCTGCGACGACGGCTGCAACAACCGCTTGAACGTGGCCGCGTACCGCGCGCGCCGGGCCTGA
- a CDS encoding LuxR C-terminal-related transcriptional regulator, with translation MSYRVFLVDDHGVFRSGVRAELAREDSIEVVGEAGAVGEAVAGILSTAPDVVLLDVHMPDGGGVAVLRGVADGAPRAKLEKAPVFLALSVSDAAEDVIATIRAGARGYVTKTISGEELADAVRRVAEGDAVFSPRLAGFVLDSFTGRSPVPEPALDPELDSLTPRELEVLRLLARGYTYREIAEDLFISVKTVETHASNVLRKTQQSNRNALTRWAHTRHLAD, from the coding sequence GTGAGCTACCGGGTGTTCCTGGTCGACGATCACGGCGTGTTCCGGTCCGGCGTGCGCGCCGAACTGGCCCGTGAGGATTCCATCGAGGTGGTGGGCGAGGCGGGTGCCGTCGGCGAGGCCGTGGCGGGGATCCTGTCCACCGCCCCCGACGTGGTGCTGCTCGACGTGCACATGCCCGACGGTGGCGGCGTCGCCGTGCTGCGCGGCGTGGCCGACGGTGCCCCGCGAGCGAAGCTCGAGAAGGCGCCGGTGTTCCTCGCGCTCAGCGTCTCCGATGCCGCGGAGGACGTGATCGCCACGATCCGCGCCGGCGCTCGCGGTTACGTGACCAAGACGATCTCGGGGGAGGAGCTGGCCGACGCGGTGCGCCGCGTCGCGGAGGGCGATGCGGTGTTCTCGCCCCGGCTCGCCGGCTTCGTGCTCGACTCCTTCACCGGCCGCTCGCCCGTGCCCGAGCCCGCGTTGGATCCGGAGCTGGACTCACTGACCCCGCGTGAGCTCGAGGTGCTGCGCCTGCTGGCGCGCGGCTACACCTACCGGGAGATCGCCGAGGATCTGTTCATCTCGGTCAAGACCGTCGAGACCCACGCCTCGAACGTGCTGCGCAAGACGCAGCAGAGCAACCGCAACGCTCTGACCCGCTGGGCGCACACGCGCCACCTCGCCGATTGA
- a CDS encoding ATP-binding protein — translation MSRRAQRRWVRHQARQQAWQQGWQNWQREWQPSAGQAQAAGFRAPGPSPAVVPPPVQPAPAPSYPRMHRRNGGAVIGGVCGGIADHLGVDATKVRIAFTLLALLGAGVVMYALLWFMCRPGTDTEHPDPAERRQGLALAVLGVVGAATLASVASNTSAGFVVPVLVIGIGAALVWREADSASRTPSSTPGGSRFVTWLRVLGGATLVVVGLAVVFLGRVDVAALPTALAAVVLTLVGVALLTVPIWVRMWRDLGAERAARVRTIEREEIASHLHDSVLQTLALIQKQSADGAAVKRLARSQERELREWLFGGSEAPAQSLAAALKAAAADVEDAHSVAVDVITVGDVEGAELGVDDRFTALLGAAKEAMVNAAKHSGCESIDTYAEVDETSVSVFVRDRGVGFDPDGVPSDRQGLAKSIRSRMERRGGSVVVRTAPGRGTEVRLSMARLHEGDETVAPETAEESA, via the coding sequence ATGAGCAGACGAGCACAGCGCCGGTGGGTGCGGCACCAGGCTCGCCAGCAGGCGTGGCAGCAGGGCTGGCAGAACTGGCAGCGGGAGTGGCAGCCGAGCGCGGGGCAGGCGCAGGCCGCCGGGTTCCGCGCGCCCGGCCCGTCGCCGGCGGTCGTCCCGCCCCCGGTGCAGCCGGCCCCGGCACCGTCGTACCCCCGGATGCACCGCCGCAACGGCGGCGCGGTGATCGGCGGCGTGTGCGGCGGCATCGCCGACCACCTCGGCGTCGACGCCACCAAGGTCCGCATCGCCTTCACTCTGCTCGCGCTGCTGGGTGCGGGCGTGGTGATGTACGCGCTGCTGTGGTTCATGTGCAGGCCGGGCACCGATACCGAGCATCCCGATCCCGCCGAGCGACGGCAGGGGCTCGCGCTGGCCGTCCTCGGCGTGGTCGGTGCCGCGACGCTCGCGTCCGTCGCGAGCAACACCAGCGCCGGATTCGTGGTGCCCGTCCTGGTCATCGGGATCGGCGCGGCTCTCGTCTGGCGGGAGGCCGATTCCGCGTCGCGGACACCGTCGTCCACGCCCGGCGGCTCCCGGTTCGTCACGTGGCTGCGCGTGTTGGGCGGCGCCACGCTGGTGGTCGTGGGACTGGCCGTGGTGTTCCTGGGCCGCGTCGACGTGGCAGCGCTCCCGACGGCCCTCGCCGCCGTCGTCCTCACCCTGGTGGGGGTCGCGTTGCTGACCGTGCCGATCTGGGTGCGCATGTGGCGCGACCTGGGCGCCGAGCGCGCCGCCCGGGTCCGCACCATCGAGCGCGAGGAGATCGCCTCGCACCTGCACGATTCCGTGCTGCAGACGCTCGCCCTGATCCAGAAGCAGTCGGCCGACGGTGCCGCCGTCAAGCGGCTCGCGCGCAGCCAGGAGCGCGAGCTGCGGGAGTGGCTGTTCGGCGGTTCCGAGGCGCCCGCGCAGTCCTTGGCCGCGGCACTCAAGGCCGCCGCGGCCGATGTCGAGGACGCGCATTCGGTGGCGGTCGACGTCATCACCGTCGGCGACGTCGAGGGCGCCGAGCTCGGCGTCGACGACCGCTTCACCGCCCTGCTCGGCGCGGCGAAGGAGGCGATGGTGAACGCCGCCAAGCATTCCGGTTGCGAGAGCATCGACACCTACGCGGAGGTCGACGAGACGTCGGTGTCCGTCTTCGTGCGCGACCGCGGCGTCGGATTCGACCCGGACGGGGTACCGTCGGACCGGCAGGGCCTGGCCAAGTCGATCCGGTCCCGGATGGAGCGCCGCGGCGGCAGCGTCGTGGTCCGCACCGCCCCGGGCCGGGGCACCGAGGTGCGGCTGTCGATGGCGAGGCTCCACGAGGGCGACGAGACCGTCGCGCCGGAGACAGCGGAGGAGAGTGCGTGA